CCACCGCAACGTCCGCGACCCACTCACCGGGCTGTTCAACCGGCGCTACCTGGAGGACACCCTGGAGCGTGAGCTCCACCGCGCCCGCCGCGTGAACGCCGGGCTGGTGCTGATCCGCCTGGAGGTGGACACCCTCGAGGCCTTCGCCGCCGAGCACGGCAGCGAGACCGCCGACCGGCTGCTGCAGGTGATGGCCGATGCCGTACACCACGCCTTCCGCGGCTCGGACGTCTGCTGCCGGGCTGGTGACAACGGCTTCGGGATCCTGCTGCCCGACGCCAGCCTGGACAACGGCGCCATGCGCGCCGAGGCGGTCCGGGAGGAGCTGGCCGAGCTGCGCATCCACCAGCGCGGTCGCCCCCTCGGCCCGGTGACTGTCTCCGCCGGAGTCGCCGCCTACCCGGACCACGGCAGCAACCGCGATCTGCTGCTCGAGGCGGCCGAGAGCGCGGTCACCTGCGCCCTCGACGAGGGCGGCGACCTGCTCCGCGTGGCCGAACTCATCGCGCCCCCGAACGCCAACCAGAACTGACCGAACCGGAGAGGAACCACCTTGTCTGCCGAAACCCTGCGCGTCACCTACCACCTGACCTGCCGCCCCGGCGAAGACCCCCACGACAAGGCCAAGGGCATCGCCCTGGAGCAGAGCGCCGAGCTGCCCTCGCGCTGCATCCCGGCGCACGTCTACGACGACGTGGTGCCAACGATCCAGGAGCTGACGGCCCTCGACGACGGTCGCCACCGCCTGGTCCTGGACTTCCCGGAGGCGATCACCGGTCTCGAGCCGACGCAGCTGATCAACAACCTGTTCGGCAACATCTCGCTCAAGAGCGGAATCCGCCTGGCCGACGTCGAGTGGACGCCCAACCTGCTGCAGGCCCTGGGCGGCCCGCGCTACGGCACCACCGGCGTGCGCGAGATGCTCGGCATCGCCGAGCGGCCGATGAGCTCTACGGCGCTCAAGCCCCTGGGGCTGGATACCGCCACGCTGGCCGGCTTCTGCGCCGACTTCGCCCGCGGCGGCATCGACCTGATCAAGGACGACCACGGCCTTTGCGATCAGGACACCTCGCGCTTCGTCGACCGGGTGCAGGCGTGCCAGCAGGCCGTCAATGAGGTCAACGCCGAGACCGGCGGCCGCTCGCTCTACCTGCCCAACGTCACCGGGCCGCGCTGGGAGCTGGACAAGCGCCTGGACGCCGCCCAGGAGGCCGGCTGCAAGGCGGTGCTCATCTGCCCCTTCCTGACCGGCCTCGACGCACTGATCTGGGCCCGGGAGCGCTACGACATGGCGCTGATGGCCCACCCGGCCTTCGCCGGGGCCGTGGCCGGCGCCGAGCACGGCATCGACCCCGCCCTGCTGCTCGGCGAGATCACCCGGCTCTTTGGCGCCGATATGGTCGTCTACACCAACGCCGAAGGGCGCTTCCCGACCTACGATCAGGCCCTGTGTGACCGCATCAACGACCGCCTGCGCCGGCCACTGGGCGACATCCGCCCCGCCCTGCCCACCCCGGGCGGCGGGGTCGACGCCGAGCGGGCGCCTTACTGGGCCGAGCGCTACGGCCCGGACGTCGTGCTGCTGATCGGCGGCAGCCTCTACGCCCAGGGCGACCGGGTCGCCGCGGCGCGCCGGCTGCAGGACGTGGTGGAGGGCCGTTAGCGGCATGACCGGCGAGGAGCACGACGCCTCCCGCGTCCTGCGCGAGCAGGGCTACCGCTGGGAGGGCATCGAGGAAGAGGCCTACAAGGCGGAGGGCACCCACTTCAGTGGTGCCCGCCGCCAGACCCTGGTCGGCCGTCCGTCCGGGCAGGAGGCTCCGGCCTTCGAGACCCGCTACTTCGAGGTGGAGCCCGGCGGCTACACGACGCTCGAGCGCCACGAGCACACCCATGTGGTCATCGTGGTGCGCGGCCGCGCCGAGGTGGTCCTCGACAACCGGGTCGAGGTCGTCACCCCGCTGGATTGCGTCTACATCGCCCCGCGGGCCTGGCACCAGATCCACGCCACCGGCGGCGACGAGCCGCTGGGCTTTCTCTGCATCGTCGACCGCGACCGCGACCGCCCGCAGCGCCCGGATGGCGACGATCTGGCCGGACTCTGCGCCGAACCGGCGGTCGCCCGACGCATTCGCACCTGAAGCCACCGAGGCCCCGGACCCCCGTTGGAAGCGATTCCCGTCAGCCTGCTCTTCGCCGCCCTCGGCGGCCTGATCGTCCTCTCCGGCTGCTTTTCGGGCTCGGAGACGGCGCTCATGTCGCTCAACCGCTACCGCATGCGTCACCTGGCCAAGCAGGGCCATCGCGGTGCACGCATCGCCGAGCGGCTCCTGCAGCGACCGGACCGGGTCCTCGGGGTGATCCTGCTCGGCAACAACTTCGTCAACATCGCCGCCTCCTCCCTGGCGACGCTGATCGCCCTGCGCCTGCACGGCGAGAGCGCCATCGCCGTGGCCGCCGGCCTGCTGACGCTGGTGATCCTGATCTTCGCCGAGGTGGCACCCAA
The sequence above is a segment of the Halorhodospira halophila genome. Coding sequences within it:
- a CDS encoding GGDEF domain-containing protein is translated as MSAQHAAHAQADTVAALGGYLTALAESHGQEEVVQTLCETAARLLPRSSGKLWQLALDREGWYQSGGWQAGVVLPPQERSLRTTLPRGPTDELRLPLQAHGLTVAELRIPCPEIESEAEQELLRSLATAAAISLSGHVLKRRVRHRNVRDPLTGLFNRRYLEDTLERELHRARRVNAGLVLIRLEVDTLEAFAAEHGSETADRLLQVMADAVHHAFRGSDVCCRAGDNGFGILLPDASLDNGAMRAEAVREELAELRIHQRGRPLGPVTVSAGVAAYPDHGSNRDLLLEAAESAVTCALDEGGDLLRVAELIAPPNANQN
- a CDS encoding RuBisCO large subunit C-terminal-like domain-containing protein → MSAETLRVTYHLTCRPGEDPHDKAKGIALEQSAELPSRCIPAHVYDDVVPTIQELTALDDGRHRLVLDFPEAITGLEPTQLINNLFGNISLKSGIRLADVEWTPNLLQALGGPRYGTTGVREMLGIAERPMSSTALKPLGLDTATLAGFCADFARGGIDLIKDDHGLCDQDTSRFVDRVQACQQAVNEVNAETGGRSLYLPNVTGPRWELDKRLDAAQEAGCKAVLICPFLTGLDALIWARERYDMALMAHPAFAGAVAGAEHGIDPALLLGEITRLFGADMVVYTNAEGRFPTYDQALCDRINDRLRRPLGDIRPALPTPGGGVDAERAPYWAERYGPDVVLLIGGSLYAQGDRVAAARRLQDVVEGR
- a CDS encoding cupin domain-containing protein, whose product is MTGEEHDASRVLREQGYRWEGIEEEAYKAEGTHFSGARRQTLVGRPSGQEAPAFETRYFEVEPGGYTTLERHEHTHVVIVVRGRAEVVLDNRVEVVTPLDCVYIAPRAWHQIHATGGDEPLGFLCIVDRDRDRPQRPDGDDLAGLCAEPAVARRIRT